The segment GGCAGGTGAAGGAAGGTGTTCGACATGCCTCCACCCTTGTAATCGATAAGCATAAAGGCCAGATCATGCGGATGAAACTCTGCCGCCAGAGAAGCAACTATGGACTGGATAACCTCACTTTTGCCGGAGCCTGTAGTTCCGGCAATCAGCCCGTGGGGGCCATGGCCGCCGCGTTCAATTTTGTCATGCAGATTCAGATTGATCCTCTTGCTGCCAGCCCGCACACCCATCGCTACCGGCAGTGAGTCCGGGTAACGGTTCTGCTGCCATCTGCGGTGGAGATCCAGCTCTTCAATGGTCTCAATCTCCATCATTTCAAATAGCGTTAAGGTGGAAGGAATGTCTGAAGCGGACGAGCGCTTCAGTCGAATTGGAGCCATATATCGAGCCAAAGCCTCCATCTGGTCCCGAGATACATGATCGATATCAAAGCCCTGCTGTCTCGCCTTTCCATCTTCCTTGACCGTAACCACGGCTCGGTCTTTGCCCGCCTCCAAAATCAGCTGACACTGCATCGGCAGGGATTCCTTTCGGTCAGACAGCACAATCGTTATAGCGTCCACCGCCTCCGCTTCCTCCATGAGGAGCGGCAGCAGCGGCTCTTCCTCAATCAGCTGGGCGGATGACAGCAGAATCATGTAGGCCGGAATATTCATCGAGCGAGCGGCATAATCGCTGCCGCTTCGGCGGCGGCGATTGAGCTGCATGAAGAGCTCGTCGGCCAGCTGATGAGCGGTGCTGCGCCGATCTGCCAGATATCGTGCAGAGCGGTCATCATCCCAGCAGTGCGGGAACCATCTCATCCAGTCCCATTCATCCGCTTCCTTTTCCTCGTAAAAAGCCGCGAGCTTCACCTCATCCGGCGAATGGCGCACGGTCATCTGAGCGACAAGCACGCGCAAGGCATTCAGAGCATGCTCCCGCTGACCAACCACCCCGATCACCTTGGACTGATTCAGCGGCAGCGTAATTGAAGCATCTTCAACGACCGCAAAATCAGCTGCCAGGACTTCCGCCGCTTCAATAAGCGGATCTTTCTCGTATCCATCTGATCTGGGCGGCTTGATGTGGACGAAGAAAGGGACCTGACCCTTTCCGGCCCGCAGCTCCAGAAAATCACTATCCTCCACAGATCTTTCCCAGAGCCTGCTGCTGCGGCTTTTGACGATCTGGCTGCATACCTCGGGATCACCATGAATCTCAAACATGGTTTCTACCTGTTCCCGCTGACGCTCCTTCAGCTCTTCCCGGTGCAGCTCCAGCTGGGCGCGATACATCCGGTCTCTTTCTTCAAGCCGCTTCCGATAAACCTTCTTATTGCTGAGATACATAAAGAAGGGCAGGGTATAGGACATGAGCATCATCGGAATCATGATCATCTGAAACATCATAAATCCGCCGCTGCCCATACGTCCTGACATATTCATATAGACATAAAATGCGATCATCAATGCAGTCATAATGACGGGAATGATGATCGAAATCATAGAAAATGATGGCTTGCTAGGTTCTGTGGGAGGCCTGAATATTTCCATATCCTCTTGCTGAAGAGCGGGTTTAATCCGCGGAGATCTCTGATACAAGACGTTCATGGGGCGCCTCCTCAATATCACATTATGTAAGCTGCTTCATTACATCCTCACGGTTCCTGGAACAAGCTTCTTCGTCCGTATACCGGGGCGGTTTCCAGCGTTGTTGAAAATGCCCGCTGCAGGCGGATGTATGAGCCCTCCCGAAGGCCTGCCTCGACGAGGCTACTTCCTTCCTGAACCTGAAACCATAGTCCCTCCGGAAATTTGGCTTCCAATATATATTGTACGCCCGGCTCGGGCAGCTCCTGGAACAGCCGGAGTCCGAGCAGCTCGTTTAGACGATGGACGGTACAGCTGTCAGGTACATCTATATCAAAGGTCTCATCACTTCTGCGTCCGCTGACTACCGTCAAAATCATGCAGGAATGCCACCCCTTCTGCATTATATTTAATTGGTTACATTGTTGTAACTATATCATCAGTGAGTCTACCCTGTCAATTTGTGTCATATTCCTTTCTCCCTATATGACCTCGAACACCCTAGTCCAAAAGCACCAGCGCAGATATTGAAACAGGGAAATCCAGTCCATATTCATCCATTCACCCTTATTTTACTATATAAATCAATATAGATAGCAAAAAAATGCAATATTATTGAAATTCAGCTCCTTCCTTGTCAGCTCATTCACAAAAATGTCACGGACAGCCATAGGTTGGTGATTAAATATCTCATTTTAAGGTTATTTTAAGTTTGGACGTTTATAATGCAACTATCATGAAACTATATTTTCGTGAGGTGATCACATGAAAATGCTAATTATGTTCCAAAACAAACCGGTTCCTGTATATTTCACCACGGATAATAAGCAGCCGGTACAAAAAGTTCTAAAGCTGTTGACCAGCGCCCTGGACGATAAAATCAATAACGGGAAAAAGGCACTGAAAAAATGCCTCAACTCCCTGATCAGCATCGAGATCGAGGGCTCTGAGGCCATTCTTCACAGCAAAAGCGAAAATGATTCTCTTGCGCTATCTCTTTTCTAAGAGATAGCCTTTTTTTGTGTAGAAGAACCTGGCGGTCACCGCCGTGCTAGGCATGGCGGATCCGCTGCTCCTCCTCGGCTTGAGCTTTAAGAACACGAATCTGAAACAGCTTTAGTAGGTTGAAGGTTGTGTTAGCTTCCTGACAGGTGCCCAATTTTCTTAAGATAAAACGATCAATGGACATGCCTCTCACTCCTGACTTTTTCATTCATCATTCAAAGCGACATTAGGATCATCAACCGGGGGAGGAAGGGAAAATATTTCCTGACTGCGGGTATTTTTTATTTAACCGTACTTCCCGGCTCTTAAACGCTTGGAAACAGGACAAACCGGGCCCGAATGAGCAACAATCCGCAGTGAAAAATGCTTTATAGTGCTAACTTTATCCATATCTAGTGATGCAATTTGATTCCAGCTAATCCCAGTTCAATATATAGAAAGACAAAAAAATTTAAACTGCTTGAAATTTTTATAGGGATGCCGTTGGATTTCGGTCTCTTTTTGCGGTAGGATAAATAATACTGTTTCCACACATAGCTAACCACATAAGGAGGCGCAGCCATATATGCTAGACGTTTTAATTATCGGGGCAGGGCCCTGCGGCCTGTCTACGGCGATCGAATGTCAGAAGCGCGGACTGTCCGCAGAGCTTATTGACAAACATAATCTTGTGCATTCCATCTATCTATATCCGACGCATATGCAGTTTTTCAGCACCGCTGAAATGCTTGAGATTGGCGATGTGCCGTTCGCACTATCGAATGACAAGCCTTACCGCGATGAGGCATTGGCATATTATCGCCGAGTGGCCGAGCATTATCAGCTAGCGATCACCCCGTATGAAGAAGCTCTTTCTATCCAAAAGCAAGGCGACAGCTTTATCGTCAGCACCCGCAAGCGTAATGGCACCGAGGGGACCCGCACGGCCCGAAATGTCGTCATCTCTACGGGATACTTTGACCACCCGAATTATATAGGAATCCCCGGGGAGGACCTCGACAAGGTATCTCACTATTTTAGAGAGGCACACCCTTATGCCGGCATGAACACGGTCATTATCGGAGGCAGCAACTCCGCCGTCGATGCCGCTATGGAGCTCGTCCGGGTCGGTGCCAAGGTCAG is part of the Paenibacillus algicola genome and harbors:
- a CDS encoding YpdA family putative bacillithiol disulfide reductase, which codes for MLDVLIIGAGPCGLSTAIECQKRGLSAELIDKHNLVHSIYLYPTHMQFFSTAEMLEIGDVPFALSNDKPYRDEALAYYRRVAEHYQLAITPYEEALSIQKQGDSFIVSTRKRNGTEGTRTARNVVISTGYFDHPNYIGIPGEDLDKVSHYFREAHPYAGMNTVIIGGSNSAVDAAMELVRVGAKVSVVYRGSEISPNIKPWVRPLFEGMVHKGKIALHLESSVTDIQEAQVTISSLSGKEQIIENDFVLALTGFRPDRQLLASSGVKLDEEMEKPRFNPDTMETTVPGLFVAGVIASGRNANEVFIETGRYHGRLIAEHLAGHPAES